The genomic segment CTCGCACCACGGCCACAGCCACGCTCAACCGCTGAACCGGCACACGACCGTGCCCAACCTCAACACGGTGGCCGCCTGGGCCACGCTGCACTGCCTGACGGGGTGCGCCGTCGGCGAGGTGCTTGGCATGGTGATCGGCACCTCGCTTCACCTGTCGAACGCCGGAACCATAGCTCTGGCCGTCACGCTCGCCTTCGCGTTCGGATATGCGTTCACCATGTTCCCGCTCGTCCGCTCCGGGATGCCCCTGCGAACGGCGGCGGGCCTCGCGTTGGCGTCGGACACGCTTTCCATCGCCATCATGGAGGTGGTCGACAACGGCATCATGCTGGCGTGGCCCGGAGCGATGGATGCGGACCTTGCGTCACCGGTCTTCTGGATCGCCCTCGCGTCTTCGCTCGCCATCGCCGCTGTCGCCGCATACCCGGCAAACCGGTGGCTGATTTCACGCGGGCGCGGTCATGCGCTGGTTCACTCGCACCATGGTCACTGAGGCTTGCGCAAGCAGCACGACAATCCGGCCTGCGATGCATTCGAATCCTTCAGCCATGCACTACAACTTCCGCCGGCAGCACGTCGTCATGCTGCTCAAGTATTCCGGCATCAGCTTCATCTCGGGGGCTGTGAACCACGGATTCTTTTCGGGCGAGCGTTCGCTCTGGACGGCCGCAACCGGGGTGCTGCTCTTCGTGCTTGGCCTCTGGGCGGAGCATCGGAACGCGGACGTCGGCGGAGGACGGGAGAGCGTGTGGACCACCGTCCTGTGGGGCACGCTGCTCTCGGTCGGATTGGGGTTCTTCACCGGCGGACTCCAGCACTTCCCGGACTCGCCCGAGCGCAGCGCCTGGGTCGTGCCTCTCGGCTTCGCCGTCTCGGTGCTGGCCATGTTGATCCAGCAGCGCACCCGCATCACGCGCCCCGTCGCGTCGTATGTGGCCGTTGCCGGCCTGCTCGTCTGCATCGGCAGCGCAGGCGCGTGGCAGTGGCTTGTCCAGGACCCGGCCGGGTCCCTGGCCCATCACCATGGCGAAGAGCCGGCGGCCAACACGCCGGTGGCCCAGGTCGTGAACCGGACGATCGAGGTGAACATGGTC from the Ramlibacter henchirensis genome contains:
- a CDS encoding DUF4396 domain-containing protein, producing the protein MNLHSSHHGHSHAQPLNRHTTVPNLNTVAAWATLHCLTGCAVGEVLGMVIGTSLHLSNAGTIALAVTLAFAFGYAFTMFPLVRSGMPLRTAAGLALASDTLSIAIMEVVDNGIMLAWPGAMDADLASPVFWIALASSLAIAAVAAYPANRWLISRGRGHALVHSHHGH
- a CDS encoding cupredoxin family protein, whose translation is MHYNFRRQHVVMLLKYSGISFISGAVNHGFFSGERSLWTAATGVLLFVLGLWAEHRNADVGGGRESVWTTVLWGTLLSVGLGFFTGGLQHFPDSPERSAWVVPLGFAVSVLAMLIQQRTRITRPVASYVAVAGLLVCIGSAGAWQWLVQDPAGSLAHHHGEEPAANTPVAQVVNRTIEVNMVDAMRFLPGAIKVQAGETVRIVARNDGQLPHELVIGTESELREHANQMRQGSGHAHHAGAAVTVAPGKVGELVVTYRRPEQLQIACLVPGHFEAGMRGEFEVVAQLADPQPAAAPPTAKARKSANHDHSTHKH